The Marinitoga hydrogenitolerans DSM 16785 genome includes the window AAATAATATTAAGGTAGGTGTTTAAATGAGCATATTAGCAAAAATTTTTGATAAGAACAAAAGAACCTTGAACAAATATAAAAAAGTGGTTGATAAAATAAATGCTTTAGAACCGGAAATGGAAAAGTTAAGTGATGACCAATTAAAATCAAAAACCACCGAATTTAAAAAAAGACTTGAAAATGGAGAAGTTTTAGATGACCTATTAGTAGATGCTTTTGCTGTAGTTAGAGAAACTGCAAAAAGAGTTTTAAAAATGAGACATTTTGACGTTCAATTAATGGGTGGAATTGCCTTGCATGAAGGAAATATTGCAGAAATGAAAACTGGTGAAGGTAAAACACTGGTTGCAACATTACCTGTATACCTAAATGCCTTGACTGGAAAAGGAGTTCACTTGGCAACACACAATGATTATCTCGCCAAAAGAGATGCTCAATGGATGGGTCCTGTCTATGAATTTTTAGGATTAAGTGTAGGCTTTATTCAAGCTGGAATGGAAAATGAAGATAGAAAAAAAGCTTATAGGTGTGATATAACCTATGGAACTGCAAATGAGTTTGGATTTGATTATTTAAGAGATAATCTTGTATATGATTTAAATGATAAAGTACAAAGAGGTCATTATTATACTATAGTTGATGAAGCTGATAGTATTTTAATTGACGAAGCCAGAACACCTTTAATAATTTCAGGTCCATCCGATACACCATCACATTTATATACAAAATTTGCAACAATAGCAAGAAAGTTGAAAAAAGACGATGACTTTACATTGGACGAAAAAAGTAAAGCTGTAATTCTTACAGATGAAGGTATTGCAAAGCTTGAAAAAATGTTAGGAATAGAAAATCTATATGATCCAAAAAATATTCACTTTTTATTCCACACTTTAAATGCTTTAAAGGCTTTACATTACTTTAAAAAAGATAAAGATTATATAATTCAAGACGGTGAAATTATTATTGTAGATGAATTTACAGGAAGATTAATGCATGGAAGAAGATACTCAGAGGGTTTACACCAAGCTATTGAAGCAAAAGAAGGCGTTAAAGTAAAGGAAGAATCCTTAACATATGCAACTATAACATTCCAGAATTATTTCAGAATGTATGAAAAATTGGCCGGAATGACTGGAACCGCTAAAACTGAAGAAGATGAATTCAAACAAATATATAACTGTGAGGTTGTTGTAATCCCAACAAATAAACCTGTAATTAGAAAAGATAAAAATGACTTAATATATAAAACTCAAAAAGAAAAATGGACTGCTGTTGTTAAAGAAATAAAAGAAAGATATAAAAATGGGCAACCTATGTTAGTTGGTACTACTTCTATAGAAACCAGTGAATTATTAAGTCATATGTTAAAAAAAGAGAAAATACCTCATAATGTATTAAATGCGAAATACCATGAAAAAGAAGCTGAAATTATTGCACAAGCAGGACAAAAAGGTATGATAACAATAGCAACTAATATGGCTGGAAGAGGTACAGATATCAAACTAGGAGAAGGCGTTGTTGAATTAGGCGGACTTTATGTTATAGGCACGGAAAGACATGAAAGTAGAAGAATCGATAATCAATTAATAGGTCGTTCAGGAAGACAGGGAGATCCTGGAGAATCAAGATTTTTCCTTTCATTTGAAGATGATCTCTTAAGATTGTTTGGTGGAGATAAATTAAAGAATATAATGAATACATTAAAAATTGAAGATGATCAGCCCATTGAACATGCCTTATTAAGTAAAATAATAAGAGATGCTCAAAAAAGAGTTGAAGGTATCCATTTCTCCATAAGAAAAAGATTATTTGAACTAGATTCCATTATGGATTATCAAAGATCATCTATTTATAGTCACAGGGATTGGATTTTAAGCCAAACGGATTATGATGAACATTTAAGAGAAATTTTTGAAGATGTCGTTGACAGATTAGTTGAATCTTCTATAAACGAAGAAGAATTAGTAGATAAAGAAGAATTAAGTAAAAAATTACTTGCTTTTGGAATAATTGAAAAAATCGATTTTGACAATGTTGAAGAATGCAAAGATAAAGTATTTAAATTATTATGGGATAAATATCATTCTAAAAAAAGTGAATTTGGTGAAGAGTTTCAGAGAATATCCAAATTTATAATGCTTAGAATTATTGATGAAAGATGGAGAAAACATCTTGAAGCTATTGAACATTTAAAGGAAGCTGTTAGTTTGAGAGCATATGGACAAAAAGATCCTGCAATGGAATTCAAAAAAGAATCTTATATTCTATTTGAAGAATTAATAAATAACATTTATGATGATACTGTTTCTTATCTATTGAGAATAATAAAAGTTGATACATCAAAAGAAGAAGAAGAAACAAAGAAAAAGATTCATCAATTAAATTTCGTTCATAATGACGGAAGTGTAATTAATAGAGCTGAAAAAAGAAAAGAAAAAAAGAAAACACATAAAAGAATCAAAATAAAGAGGTGAAAAAATGCTTGACTATGAAATAAAAGTAAAAATAGATGAACTAAAAGAAAAATTTAAAAACCTTAGAAGTCTTTTTGATATAGAAAAAACAAATAAACGGATAAATAAACTGGAAAATGAAATGACTAACCCTGAATTCTGGAATGATCAAAAAAGAGCTGAAAAAATTTCTCGTGAATTACAACATTTAAAACATGAAAAGGAAGAATTTATAAATCTTCAAGGTTTATTTGAAGATCTTGAAGTAGCCATAGAATTCAGCGAAGAAGATCCTACTATGGATGATCAAGCTCTAGAAATATTACATAAAATAGAAAAAAAAGTAAAAGAATTCGAACTAGCAATGTTATTATCAGGAAAATATGATTCAAACAATGTATTTTTAACTATACACCCTGGTGCTGGCGGAACAGAATCTCACGATTGGGCAGATATGTTATTAAGAATGTATACAAGATGGGCAGAAAAAAATTCATATAAAATAGAAATCATAGATTATTTGCCTGGTGATGAAGCTGGAATAAAAAGCGTTACAATAAAAATAAATGGTTCATTTGCATATGGAAAATTAAAATACGAATCTGGTGTTCATAGATTAGTTAGAGTTTCTCCTTTTGATGCCGCAAATAGGAGACACACTTCCTTTGCATCCGTTTCAGTAACCCCAGAATTAGATGAAGATATCGATATAGAAATAAGACCTGATGATTTAAAAATAGATACATATAGAGCTGGCGGAGCCGGAGGGCAACACGTTAATAAAACAGATTCAGCAGTTAGAATAACTCATTTACCTACAGGTATTGTGGTCGCCTGCCAAAATGAACGATCTCAACATCAAAATAAAGCTACAGCAATGCAAATATTAAAAGCCAGACTTTTTGAACTTGAAATGAAAAAGAAAATGGAAGAAAAATTAAAGTTAATGGGTGATATGAAAGATATATCTTGGGGAAATCAAATTAGATCTTATGTATTATATCCATATAAAATGGTTAAAGATCACAGAACAAGTTACGAATCGTCTAATGCTGATGCTGTACTAGATGGTGATTTAGATGGATTTATAGAAGCTGAACTTCTGTATTTTGCTAAATTAAATAAAGAATAATTATAAAATATGGCCGTGGTTCACGGCCATATTTTATTTATGAAAATTAAATCAATCTCTTTTATATAAAAACTTCCCGACTCTATCTATATGCTCTTTTAATTCTTTGTTATCTATTTTATTATAAATTATTAAATCTATTCCATATGGAATTTCAAGTTTTTCAATTTCAACCTGAATTGAAATAATATCATTTATATTTAGATCCTCTCCATACAATGCTATATCTATATCAGATCCATTTTTAAAATTCCCCTTTGCTCTTGAACCAAATAAAATAACCCTTTTTATTTTTTTGTTGTTGGAAAATATTTTAATAAGATTGTCCAAAAGCTCTTCCTTTAACCCAAATTTCATTAATCCTCATTCCTTTTTAAACTTTCTAATTTTTGAATTAATTTTTTAAATTCGTCATAATAAAAATTAATGATTAAATCAACTATTTCATCTGCTGTACTTTCGTCATATGTATGGCTCGTTAAGTTTCTACTTAATATCATTTTCATCCATATATCCCCATTAATTATAATCCCATTTTTAAAAGCTTCTCTTATTGCATCTCTTGAACCATATATATTAAAGTTTCCTTTATTCTCAAAAAAATCTTTCAAGGTTTTCCAGGCTAATTCATGTGTATATTCAAAACTTTGAATTAATCCTTGCTTTTCCAATATAGAAAGTTCTCTTTCTTTCGAAAGCTCAACTGCATTGCTTAATTGATTAAAAGCTTTTTTTTAATTTTGAAATCTTTGAATCCATCTAATATCTTTCATTTTTCTCACCTACATACTTAAAATCTATATTCCACCCCAATATTAAAGTTATAATAAAATTCATCCTTATTTGATGGTTTAAACATTTTCATATCGTAATTATCACTTGCTGCTGTATCAACGAGTTCTAATTTGTTTTTCGTATATCTCAAATTCATACCATTAAATATTTTTAATCCATAAAAAGTATAATCAACTTTTAAATTAAAATCATATTTATGTTCCAATATTTCATCATCTAAAAAATGCGTGCCTTGTCCTCCCTCTGTCCATGTTGCATATTCGCCCCATGGATTTGCTGGTGACTTGCTCCCGGAAATAACATATTCAAAACTTCCTCTGATATTCGTATTTTTAATATTATTTTCATATGTTGTCATAAATGCTATGTTGTTTTCGCCATTATAATATCCTATGTAATTTTCTTCATTAGGTATTGTTTTATCATTAATATCAACATTTGGATAATATGTATATCCATAATATCTATTTGTTCCATCGCCAGATGGTTGAAAAGTATATTTTGTAGCTCCTGCATTGTATAAACCAAATGCACCATACTTCATATTTATTTTACCTCCAACACTCCAGGCTACTTTATCAGGATTTTGATACGCATCTGGATTTAAAATCCTATTTGCATTTATATCATCAACTAATATTTGTGCATAATAGTAATGTCCTTCATCTTTATAATCGAGCATAAATCCCATTATTGAATTTGCGTTATATCCATGATACCATGGTTTTCCACTTGAAATATTTACATATTGAACAAAAAAATTAGGTATTACATTTAGAAAATACTCTATGTCAAATGCTGTATTTACATAAACGGCTGACTCTTCATATGCAAATCTAAAGTTCCCAATTTTTAATCCATATGTTTTAAAGTTTGCTCCTCTATCTTTATAACCCAGTTGAGACTGCCTGTTTAATTCAATATATCTTGTTTCATAAAAAAACGATTCATCTTCATAATTGAAATCTATAATAACAGATGATAATCCTTTAGAGGAAATGTACAATGAATATGGTGAATCTACAATATCATAATGTTGCAATCGTCCAAATCTTAATTTATAATTGTCAAAATCAATAGAAACTCCACCATTTTTCATATAGAAATAATATCCTTCATAAAAAGCATTTTCTAACCCGCTTAAATTATATTTATCATCATTATAAGCATTTAATTCAGCTAAAAAGTTGAACCCTTTAAAAGTATGTGTGACTTTAAAGGTAAATCCTTGATATGGCTTTATACTGTTTATATTCTCATCAATTCTCAATGAAAAATCTACACCGAAAATATTTAAGGCGAATATTATTAAAAATAAAGATGTGTATATTTTTCTCATCTACACCCTCACCTTCCAACAAATATATTTCTTTCAAATTTTTTTAATTCAATTAATGCATTATCTCCCAATCTTCTATTTACTAAATAAAATAAATTAGATATTAATTTATGTAATGTCATGTCATTTATTCTATTTCCTTTTTCCACAAGATTCCACTTTGGTGAAATTCTATATACTTTATCAAACACATCTGGATATTCAAAATTCCCCTCGAAAGCTATATCAAATACTATTGAATTTTCTGGTATATATTTTGTAGGAATTTTAAATTTTTCTGATGGAACTGCTGAGATAATAATATCGGAAATAGACACGAATTTCATTATGTCATCATAATCTGTATATTTCTGACATACCCTAACACTAGCATTTTCATTTAACATCATTAAAGCTAAAGATCTTCCCACTGCCAAAGAATCATTAATTACCACAATTTTTTTTCCTTCTAATTTAAAAGGGTTTTCTTTTAAATTAGAAGGATATTTGCCATTATCTTTAAAATAATTTTCATAGAGTATATAATTTCTTTTCAAAACATATAATATTCCTTTTGCTGTTGGGGGAATAATCAATTTTCGTAAATTTTCATTATCGCTGTAAAATTCATGTTGAACCAAATATCCCATATACTCATGATTTAAACCTTCCACATCTTTCTCTATTGATACAAGATTCATAAAATATGTATCTTTAATATCAAATGGTGTTGGATACATAACAATTATTCCGTGTGTACTTTTGTCATTATTATAATACTTTATTTTTTCTTCTAATAACTCTTTGTTAAATGCTTTATCAAGAATAAAATTTATTCCATATTTTTTACAAATACCTTTTATACCTTTAGCATACGAAACACTACCTGCATCCTTTGATGTAAGAATACAGATTAATTGTGGTTGTATATTATTTTCTTTTAATAATTTAATATTTTTCTCAAAAATTGGTTTATCAAATTTTTCTATTAAATATTTTATATTAAATAATTTTTCCGTTTTTAAATCCTCCACCTCCCGACAAAATTATTTTTCTTCTTTTCCATTTTCTTTTATAATATCATCTTCAGAATCAATCATGACAAATTCTTCATTTTCATCTATATCCACTTTATCCATAATCTTTTTCCATTCTTCTTCCACTTTTTCCAATTCTTCATCTTCTTCTACAGCATCTAAGAATAACTCTCCTTTTTCTTCGTTTACCTTAAAGGCTACAGTATCTCCTAAAATAATATCCTCACTGTCTTCTTCTTTAAAAGCTTCGTAACATATCCAATACTTTTTCCCTTTAATCTTTAATTCTTCAACAAACATGAAATTATATTCATTGCCATCCTCACCAGTAATTGTAAAAAATTCTAATCTTTCCATATTTATCCCTCCAGATAGTCAATATTATTAAATTTTTTATTTTACTAAATATTATACATCTATATTGTAAATTATAAATATGAAATTATAGTGTCCAAAAAGTATAAATATGATATAATAGAAAAGAATAAGGGGGTTGTAACTTTGAATCTATTAGAAATGAGAATTAAAGGCTTTAAAAGTTTTGCTAAAAATACTACATTAAATCTAAATGCAAATATTGTTAGTATAGTCGGACCAAATGGTTCAGGAAAATCGAATATAGTAGACGCATTACGATGGTTATTAGGAGAACAATCATCAAAACAAATAAGAATTTCTGAAAAATACGACGTTATATTTGGCGGTTCAGAAAAATTCCCACCTGCAAAAAAAGCCGAGGTATATATAAAAATTAAAGATGATAATGGTAAAATCAGAACTATTGGTAAAACTCTTTCTGCTGATGGAAAAATTCAATATAAAATCGATAATAAAAATGCACGATTAAAAGATATATATGATGTAATAGGTGGTGCAGGTGTTGGAAAATCCTTTTATTCAATTATATCACAGGATCAGGTAAGAGAATTGGTATCCGCCTCATCAGATCAATTAAGAATTATCATCGAAGATGCTGCAGGAATTAAAACATACCTAGAAAAAAAAGAAATTGCTTTAAAAATGCTTAATCAAACAAAAGAGAATTTAGATCGACTAAATGACGTACTATACGAAGTTGAAAAAAGGGTTAGATCCTTGTCAAACCGTGCATCAAGAGCAAGAAAATATATGGAATATAATAACGAATTGAAAACCATTGGAATTAAATACTTTGGTGCTAAAAGCCTTGATATTGATAAAAAAATAAAAAACATTGAAACAGCTATTCAAGAAAACAAAGATAAAATTAAATCTTACTTATCTAAAAGTTTTGAGGTTGAACGCTTATATAAAGAATTAAAAAAAGAAATTGAAGAAAAAGAAGAACAATTATCCATATATGGTGAAAAAATTGAAAATTTCAGACAACGATTAAAATCCTATGAAGAAATGAAAATCATACTCGAAAAAGAAATAAACGATTTGAATTCAAAAATAGTAGAAAAGGATTGGGAGAGAAAAAAATTCGAAGAAGATCTTCAAAAGAACACAAAAAGGCATGAAGAAGTGAAAGATTTACTTAATAAATATGAAAGTGAAAATGAAAAATATATTGAAGAAATAAAAATCGTTGAAAATGAAAAAAGAAAAATTGAAAGTTCTATTTCTGAAGAAATAAACAAATTAACCGAACTAAAAGAAGATATTAAAAAAACAAATAATCTTCTAAAAGAGTTGGAAAACAGCAAAAATAAGTTAATTAACGAATTAGCAGATAAAGAAGAAAGATTAAAATTCTTAACAACTGAAAAAGAAACGTTAGAGAAAACCATTGATAGATTGGAAAATGAATTAATAAAATTAGAATCAGAATTAAACTCTATTAATAAAAAAGAAGAAAAATTGAATAACGAAATTTTTGATAAGAAAAAAATAGTAGATGAGCAACATACACAATTAGCTAATGCATATAACTATTTACAAAAATTAAAACATGATAAAGATTTAACCGAAAGAAAAATCCAAAACCTATCATTACAAATAACTGAATATGAAGGCTTTTCTTTCGCTATAAAAAAGCTATTTGAAGCTTTTCACAAAGATGAAAATTTAATAGATGTGGTATTAAATTTAATAGAGGTTCCTGAAGAATTAGAAACTGCTATAACAATGGTTGCAGGATATAGATTACAAAATATTGTTGTAAAAGACTCAAAACACATTTCATCCTATATAAATTATCTAAAGGCTGAAAAAGCTGGAAGAGTTACATTTTTACCATTAGATTTAATCAACCCCAAAATCAGGAAATTCAAAGAATTAGAGACAGAACCGGGATTTTATGGATATATCATAGATTTAATTAACTATAAAAATGAGTTTAAAAATGCAATTCAATATGTTTTTGGAAATGCGATTGTTGTAGATTCTTTAAACACTGCATTAACTATTAAAAATAGATATAAAAATATATCCTTAACCATATCTACTACAGATGGAGAAATAATAAATACCTCTGGAGCAATAACTGGTGGATTTTCTAAAGGAAATAACTCTACACTTCTCTTAACAAGAAAAAGGGAATTGCAAACATTAAAGTATTCTTTAGATGAACTAAACAACGAAATAAAAATTCAAGAAGAATTATTAAAAAAATTAGAATATGAATACAAAAAAAACTCATTAGAGTTGAGAAAGTTAGAAGACAAGCTAAATGAGATAAAATACAACAGATTAAATGGATCTAACTCATATAAAGATTTTAAAAACAATTACGATTCGGCTAAAAAACGCTATAATGAAATTATTAAAAGAATAGATTCATATAAAATAAGAGAAGAAGAAATACATTTTGAATTAAAAAACATAAACAATGAAATTGAAGAAAACAAAGAAAAAATTATTTTACTGGAAAAAAATGTTTCAGAAATAGAAAAAATTAACAAATCAACCCATAATGAATTGCGTTTAAAAATTGCAAAATTAGATGAATTAAATCTTTATAAAAATTCAATTACAGAAAAAATTAATAATTACAAAACAGAATATTCTAAAATAAAAAATGATATAAAAACCATAGAAAACACAATAGAATCAATAAATACATTATTAAAAGAATTAAAATCAAGTATCAATAGAAAAAAAGATGACCTCATTGAATATGAAAAAGAAATAAAAAATATGAACACAGAAATAGAAGATGCTTTTAAAATGATGAGAATGAGCAGAGAAGGAAAATCGGAAAAATTTGACGAACTTGAAAGATTAGAAATGAAAAAAAATGAACTAAAAGACAAAATCGATGAATTAAAAAATCTTTCACATGAATTAGACCTTGAAATACAAAATCTAAATCATGAAAAGGTTTTTTTAATTGAAAAAGCTAAAAATATTGGCATTGATAAAGAAAACTTTTTATATGAAGAGTTAAACGAACAGGAAATCTTAGCTCTAGAAAGAAGAATAGAAGATATAAAAAGAACTTTAAAACATATTGGTAGCGTTGATTTGGCTGTATTAGATGAATATGAAATGGTAAAAAAAGAATTAGATGATAGAAAAAAACAAAAAGAGGATATTCTTCAATCAATAAAAACACTTCAAGAAGGTATAGAAAAAATTGATAACGAAGCAGAAGAAAAATATTTAAACACCTTTAAGCTGGTAAATGAAAAATTTGGGTTCTATATAAAAGAATTATTTGTTGGTGGCGATGGAATATTAAAAATGATTGGGGATGGAAAAGCATTTGAAAAAGGTGTTGAAATTTCTGTAAAAAAACCTGGTAGAAATTTTCAAAAATTACAACTTTTTTCAGGTGGAGAAAAAGCTTTGATAACTTCCGCATTCTTATTTGCTTTAATGAATGTAAATCCAAGTCCTTTTTATTTATTAGATGAAATAGATGCTCCGCTTGATGATATTAATGCTGGAAAACTGGCAAAATTAATAAAAAATAATATAGAAAAAACACAATTTATAATCATTACACACAATAAATTAATGATGGAAATTGGCGAAATATTTCACGGTATTACAATGCGATATGGAGTCTCTCAAGTTGTACCTGTTGATTTCAAATTCCTTGAAGAATTGGATAAGTCTCCGTTATAAACGGAGACTTATTTTTATTTTTAAGCAAAGATTACGGTTAATTAAATATAATTATACTTAATTATTGTTCATAGTTTAAATATTCCTTGACGTTATGTTACTTGTAATATTTGGAAAATAAGCATATAATATAACTATAACAACTAAATAATTATACTCAAAAAAACTTGCATAAAGTTTTTTTGATTTTATTTTAAAAGGAGGGGAATTATGATTACTTTCAACTACGATTACGTTAAACCCAAAACGCTAGATGAAGCTTTAGAAGCGTTACAGGAAGAAAATTCCTTCCCAATACTTGGGGGAACCGATTTAATTGTAAAAATGAGAGCGGATAGAATCAAACCAAAATTAGTAGTTGATCTAAAAGGTATTGATGAATTATTTCATGTTGACTTTTCAAAAGAAGAAGGTTTAGTCTTTGGTGCTGGTTTAAAATTAAATGTTTTAGCAGAAGAATTCGGCTATATCAAAGAATATTTTCCTACATTATATCAAGGTATTAGAGTTGTAGGTGGATATCAAACAAGAAATAGAGCTACTGTAGTTGGAAATATTTGTAATGCTTCACCTGCTTCAGATACTGCTCCTGCATTGCTTACATATAATGCAAAAGTAAACATTGTATCTTCTAAAGGCGGAAGAACTGTTGAATTAAAAAATTTCTTTAAAGGTCCTGGTAAAACTGTATTAGAAAAAGGCGAAATAGTTAAATCTATATTCATTCCATACGAAGGCGATAGTATAGGTAGATACTATAAAGTCTCAAGAATTAAGGCTGTGGATCTTTCAACTATAGGTGTAGCTTTAACTGTAATTGATCCAGAAGGAAAGAGAGATATTAGAGTTGCTTTAGCTTCAGTAGCACCAACACCTGTAAGAGTATTCAAAGCTGAAGAATTTATAAAAGATAAAGAATTAACTCCTGAAAATGTAGAAGAATTTGCTCAAATAATCCAAGATAGTGTAAATCCAATCACAGACGCAAGAGGAACTGCAGAATACAGGAAAAGAATGGCTAAAATATTACCTATTAAATTATTAAGAGAAATGAAAATGATAAAGGAGGGATTATAATGAAAATAACTTTTACTGTTAATAATGAAAGCGTAGAGGTTGAAGTAAAACCAAATGAAACCCTCCTGGACGTATTGAGAGAAAAACTATATTTAACTGGTGCAAAAGAAGGCTGTGGAAACGGGGAGTGCGGCGCATGTACTGTTATATATAACGGAAGACCTGTGAATTCATGTTTAGTACTTGCTCCTGAAGCTGATGGTGCTGTAATAGAAACTGTTGAAGGACTAGCTAAAGATAATAAATTACACCCTATCCAGGAAGCTTTTGTAGAAGCAAATGCCTTTCAATGTGGATATTGTACTCCAGGTTTTATAATGTCAACAAAAGCCATGCTTGAAAAAGTTCCAAACCCCACAAAGGAAGTTGTTGTTGAAAGATTAGCAGGAAACCTATGTAGATGTACTGGTTATACAGTTATTTTAGATGCAGTAAAATTAGCTGCCCAGAAAATGGGAGGTGCAGAATAATGAAATATAAATTTCAACCACCTATAAAATTTGAACATGTTGGAAAGCCTATGAACAGAGTAGACGGTGTCGAAAAAGTTACCGGTAATGCTAAATATGTAACTGATATGTTTTTCCCAAATATGCTTTATGCAGCAGTTAAAAGAAGTCCTATTCCTCATGGAATAATTAAAAACATAGATACTTCAAAGGCTGAATCTCTTCCTGGTGTAAGAGCTATAGTAACAGGAAAGGATGTTCCATATAGACAGGGTATATATTTAGTAGATAGACCTATTATAACGCCAGATAGGGTAAGGTATGTTGGAGAACCTGTTGCAGCCGTTGCTGCAGATTCATTGGAAATTGCAAGAAGAGCTGTTGAACTAATAGAAGTAGAATATGAAGAATTACCAACTGTCCAGGATCCAAGAGAATCTATGAAAGGTGAAGTTTTAATTCATCCAGATTTAGCTAATTATGACAGATTACCTATATATAATATAGAACCAGAAAAAAATGTATTTCATCATCAT containing:
- a CDS encoding (2Fe-2S)-binding protein; the protein is MKITFTVNNESVEVEVKPNETLLDVLREKLYLTGAKEGCGNGECGACTVIYNGRPVNSCLVLAPEADGAVIETVEGLAKDNKLHPIQEAFVEANAFQCGYCTPGFIMSTKAMLEKVPNPTKEVVVERLAGNLCRCTGYTVILDAVKLAAQKMGGAE
- a CDS encoding FAD binding domain-containing protein; this translates as MITFNYDYVKPKTLDEALEALQEENSFPILGGTDLIVKMRADRIKPKLVVDLKGIDELFHVDFSKEEGLVFGAGLKLNVLAEEFGYIKEYFPTLYQGIRVVGGYQTRNRATVVGNICNASPASDTAPALLTYNAKVNIVSSKGGRTVELKNFFKGPGKTVLEKGEIVKSIFIPYEGDSIGRYYKVSRIKAVDLSTIGVALTVIDPEGKRDIRVALASVAPTPVRVFKAEEFIKDKELTPENVEEFAQIIQDSVNPITDARGTAEYRKRMAKILPIKLLREMKMIKEGL
- the smc gene encoding chromosome segregation protein SMC, whose product is MNLLEMRIKGFKSFAKNTTLNLNANIVSIVGPNGSGKSNIVDALRWLLGEQSSKQIRISEKYDVIFGGSEKFPPAKKAEVYIKIKDDNGKIRTIGKTLSADGKIQYKIDNKNARLKDIYDVIGGAGVGKSFYSIISQDQVRELVSASSDQLRIIIEDAAGIKTYLEKKEIALKMLNQTKENLDRLNDVLYEVEKRVRSLSNRASRARKYMEYNNELKTIGIKYFGAKSLDIDKKIKNIETAIQENKDKIKSYLSKSFEVERLYKELKKEIEEKEEQLSIYGEKIENFRQRLKSYEEMKIILEKEINDLNSKIVEKDWERKKFEEDLQKNTKRHEEVKDLLNKYESENEKYIEEIKIVENEKRKIESSISEEINKLTELKEDIKKTNNLLKELENSKNKLINELADKEERLKFLTTEKETLEKTIDRLENELIKLESELNSINKKEEKLNNEIFDKKKIVDEQHTQLANAYNYLQKLKHDKDLTERKIQNLSLQITEYEGFSFAIKKLFEAFHKDENLIDVVLNLIEVPEELETAITMVAGYRLQNIVVKDSKHISSYINYLKAEKAGRVTFLPLDLINPKIRKFKELETEPGFYGYIIDLINYKNEFKNAIQYVFGNAIVVDSLNTALTIKNRYKNISLTISTTDGEIINTSGAITGGFSKGNNSTLLLTRKRELQTLKYSLDELNNEIKIQEELLKKLEYEYKKNSLELRKLEDKLNEIKYNRLNGSNSYKDFKNNYDSAKKRYNEIIKRIDSYKIREEEIHFELKNINNEIEENKEKIILLEKNVSEIEKINKSTHNELRLKIAKLDELNLYKNSITEKINNYKTEYSKIKNDIKTIENTIESINTLLKELKSSINRKKDDLIEYEKEIKNMNTEIEDAFKMMRMSREGKSEKFDELERLEMKKNELKDKIDELKNLSHELDLEIQNLNHEKVFLIEKAKNIGIDKENFLYEELNEQEILALERRIEDIKRTLKHIGSVDLAVLDEYEMVKKELDDRKKQKEDILQSIKTLQEGIEKIDNEAEEKYLNTFKLVNEKFGFYIKELFVGGDGILKMIGDGKAFEKGVEISVKKPGRNFQKLQLFSGGEKALITSAFLFALMNVNPSPFYLLDEIDAPLDDINAGKLAKLIKNNIEKTQFIIITHNKLMMEIGEIFHGITMRYGVSQVVPVDFKFLEELDKSPL